A DNA window from uncultured Methanoregula sp. contains the following coding sequences:
- a CDS encoding 30S ribosomal protein S3 has translation MAVERKFIAEGVRKARVEKYLSKELKRAGYGGMDIARTPLGTQVTIFAEKPGIVIGKGGKLVHQLTQDLAQNYGVESPQIEVQQVTNPSFNAQIMAERLANALERGWYFRKAGTSILRRVMDSGALGCEVVIAGKLTGARARTQKFTEGYIKHCGEPSNTIVEKGYAVAIKKLGVIGVQVKLVPAGAKLPDHFTIIEQEKKRPASKTVVTPVGDVDAEEPALPDEEFAEEP, from the coding sequence ATGGCAGTAGAAAGAAAATTTATTGCTGAAGGCGTCAGGAAAGCCCGCGTAGAGAAGTATCTCTCGAAGGAGCTCAAGCGGGCAGGATACGGCGGTATGGATATCGCTCGGACACCCCTTGGGACCCAGGTCACGATCTTTGCGGAAAAACCCGGTATCGTTATCGGCAAGGGTGGCAAGCTGGTTCACCAGCTGACCCAGGACCTTGCCCAGAACTACGGTGTGGAATCCCCGCAGATTGAAGTCCAGCAGGTCACCAATCCCAGCTTCAATGCCCAGATCATGGCAGAGCGGCTGGCAAATGCGCTTGAGCGAGGCTGGTACTTCCGCAAGGCCGGAACCAGCATCCTCCGCCGCGTCATGGATTCCGGTGCACTCGGCTGTGAAGTGGTCATTGCCGGGAAACTTACCGGTGCCCGTGCCCGTACCCAGAAGTTCACCGAAGGGTACATCAAGCACTGCGGTGAACCGAGCAACACGATCGTTGAGAAAGGTTACGCCGTTGCGATCAAGAAACTCGGTGTTATCGGTGTCCAGGTCAAGCTCGTTCCCGCGGGAGCAAAACTGCCCGACCACTTCACTATCATTGAACAGGAGAAGAAGCGCCCTGCATCGAAAACTGTGGTAACTCCTGTCGGTGACGTGGATGCTGAAGAGCCGGCACTTCCCGATGAGGAATTTGCGGAGGAACCGTAA
- a CDS encoding 50S ribosomal protein L19e: protein MSDVASQKRIVASILKCGVNRVWFDPARLSDIENAISREDLRGLITDGAIKARQKKGVSRGRARARIAQRSYGHRKGPGKRKGAAGARNPSKTAWVQKIRAIRKVLVELRDAGTIDRHFYRILYRKAAGGQFRSVAHMKAQMEILQGRMK, encoded by the coding sequence ATGAGTGACGTCGCCAGCCAGAAGCGGATCGTTGCATCCATACTGAAATGTGGTGTCAACCGCGTATGGTTCGACCCGGCCCGGCTCTCGGACATCGAGAACGCGATCTCCCGCGAGGATCTTCGCGGCCTCATCACTGACGGTGCCATCAAGGCACGGCAGAAGAAAGGTGTCAGCCGCGGCAGGGCACGGGCACGGATTGCCCAGCGCTCCTACGGCCACCGCAAGGGTCCCGGGAAACGAAAGGGTGCGGCAGGTGCCCGCAACCCGAGCAAGACTGCATGGGTCCAGAAGATCCGTGCAATCAGGAAAGTACTTGTTGAACTCCGCGATGCCGGCACCATTGACCGGCATTTCTACCGTATCCTTTACCGGAAAGCGGCAGGCGGCCAGTTCAGAAGTGTCGCGCACATGAAGGCGCAGATGGAGATCCTCCAGGGGAGGATGAAGTAA
- a CDS encoding 30S ribosomal protein S17: MAQNIGLNVQAPKTECKDVNCPFHGTLPVRGQVITGKVVSDRMMGTVVVERNYMHYVRKYKRYEKRSSKLHAHSTPCIQAKVGDMVKIAECRPLSKSTTFVVVEVLQP, translated from the coding sequence ATGGCACAAAACATTGGATTGAACGTCCAGGCACCAAAAACCGAGTGCAAGGATGTTAATTGTCCGTTTCACGGCACTTTACCGGTGCGCGGCCAGGTGATCACCGGCAAAGTCGTGAGCGATCGTATGATGGGCACGGTCGTAGTGGAACGAAATTACATGCACTATGTCCGTAAATACAAGCGGTACGAAAAGCGCAGCTCCAAACTCCATGCTCACAGCACACCCTGTATCCAGGCAAAAGTCGGTGATATGGTGAAGATTGCTGAATGCAGGCCGCTCTCCAAGAGCACTACTTTCGTTGTCGTGGAGGTGCTTCAGCCATGA
- a CDS encoding 30S ribosomal protein S5: MAYEKQEWRPVTGLGKLVASGDIKSIDQVLESGRPIKEPEIVDAFLPDLEDEVLDIAMMQRMTDSGRRVQFRAVVIVGNRNGYIGFGQGKDVQVGDAIKKAIVKAKMNLVKVRRGCGSWECGCDLTHSIPMQVTGIAGSVKVTLKPAPQGTGLVTGDISKKVLELAGIKDAWTFARGQTRTTINFAKATFNALKETNMIRTGGSQ; the protein is encoded by the coding sequence ATGGCATACGAAAAGCAGGAATGGCGCCCGGTCACCGGTCTTGGCAAACTCGTCGCTTCGGGAGATATCAAGAGCATTGATCAGGTTCTCGAAAGCGGCAGGCCGATCAAGGAACCCGAGATCGTCGATGCGTTCCTTCCGGATCTTGAGGACGAAGTTCTCGACATTGCCATGATGCAGCGGATGACCGACTCCGGTCGCCGTGTCCAGTTCCGTGCAGTTGTCATTGTCGGCAACCGCAACGGGTATATCGGGTTCGGCCAGGGCAAGGATGTCCAGGTCGGCGATGCGATCAAGAAGGCAATTGTCAAGGCAAAGATGAACCTTGTCAAGGTACGGCGCGGCTGTGGCAGCTGGGAATGCGGGTGCGATCTCACCCACTCAATCCCCATGCAGGTCACCGGCATTGCAGGCAGCGTCAAGGTCACCCTCAAGCCCGCCCCGCAGGGCACAGGGCTTGTCACTGGTGATATCAGCAAGAAAGTGCTCGAACTCGCCGGCATCAAGGATGCCTGGACCTTTGCCCGCGGACAGACCCGCACCACCATCAACTTTGCAAAGGCCACGTTCAATGCACTCAAAGAGACCAACATGATCCGGACCGGGGGGTCACAGTAA
- a CDS encoding 50S ribosomal protein L6 translates to MSAVRKVKIPEGIKAQLDGMQLRVTGPKGQLSRNMRFPQVIVTCENGEITISTESSRKEITAMVGTLEAHTKNMFRGVSEGFEYRMKVVYSHFPIQLKLQGNRLEIANFLGEKKSRFARIEAGVTAKVANDEVVLTGIDRELVGTSAANIEHATHIRNRDPRVFQDGIYMVQRG, encoded by the coding sequence ATGTCAGCAGTAAGAAAAGTAAAAATTCCCGAGGGTATTAAAGCCCAGCTTGACGGCATGCAGCTTCGCGTAACCGGTCCAAAAGGGCAGCTCTCCCGCAACATGCGGTTCCCCCAGGTTATCGTCACCTGCGAAAACGGTGAGATCACCATCTCAACCGAATCCAGCAGGAAAGAGATCACCGCGATGGTTGGAACTCTTGAAGCGCACACGAAGAACATGTTCCGTGGCGTGAGCGAAGGTTTCGAGTACCGCATGAAAGTGGTCTACAGCCACTTCCCCATCCAGCTCAAACTCCAGGGCAACCGTCTTGAGATCGCCAATTTCCTTGGCGAGAAGAAATCACGATTTGCACGGATTGAAGCCGGTGTCACTGCAAAAGTGGCAAACGATGAGGTTGTTCTCACAGGTATCGACCGCGAACTTGTCGGTACATCCGCTGCCAATATCGAACATGCGACCCACATCCGCAACCGCGACCCGCGCGTTTTCCAGGATGGAATCTATATGGTCCAGAGGGGCTGA
- a CDS encoding 50S ribosomal protein L18 produces the protein MATGSRYFVPFRRRREGKTDYYQRTRLVVADAPRMVVRKTNRHIIIQLVTAEMEGDRTLVAANSSELEKYGYKGSTSNTPAAYLTGILFAAKAKKAQYEQAILDIGLHRATPGARVFAALKGAVDAGLEIPHGESVLPSEERIKGEHIAAYNKNAGDIAKNVEQVADAIKKELV, from the coding sequence ATGGCGACAGGATCACGGTATTTTGTCCCCTTCAGAAGAAGGAGGGAAGGCAAGACCGACTACTACCAGCGGACACGGCTTGTTGTCGCTGATGCGCCGCGGATGGTTGTCAGGAAGACAAACCGGCACATCATCATCCAGCTGGTGACCGCGGAGATGGAAGGCGACCGCACGCTTGTTGCAGCAAACTCAAGCGAACTCGAGAAATACGGGTACAAAGGCTCGACCTCCAACACCCCTGCGGCATATCTCACCGGGATACTCTTTGCAGCAAAAGCAAAGAAGGCCCAGTATGAGCAGGCAATCCTCGACATCGGGCTCCACCGGGCAACCCCGGGAGCACGTGTCTTTGCAGCGCTGAAAGGCGCTGTGGATGCAGGGCTCGAGATCCCTCACGGCGAATCTGTCCTTCCCTCGGAAGAGCGGATCAAGGGAGAGCACATTGCGGCATACAACAAGAATGCCGGCGATATCGCAAAGAATGTCGAACAGGTGGCAGACGCCATAAAGAAGGAGCTGGTGTAA
- a CDS encoding 50S ribosomal protein L5: MRDIYIDKVVVHMGVGEAGDKLVKAENIMKTITKQTPIRSIAKKTQPAFSVRKGMPIGCKVTLRGKPARDFIATALTIVQKTVFESQFDKSGNFAFGIEEHTDFPGMSYDPQIGIYGMDVNVVLERKGIRITRRKMEQKKLPLKQRVNKTDAIAFLKEKYQVEVR; encoded by the coding sequence ATGCGCGATATCTACATCGATAAGGTTGTCGTCCACATGGGTGTCGGCGAGGCCGGCGACAAGCTCGTGAAAGCCGAGAACATCATGAAGACGATCACCAAACAGACGCCGATCCGGAGCATTGCCAAGAAGACGCAGCCCGCGTTTTCCGTAAGAAAAGGCATGCCCATCGGCTGCAAGGTTACTCTCCGTGGCAAACCCGCCCGCGATTTCATTGCAACCGCTCTTACGATCGTCCAGAAGACGGTCTTTGAGAGCCAGTTCGACAAGAGCGGAAACTTTGCGTTTGGTATCGAAGAACACACGGACTTCCCCGGAATGTCCTACGACCCGCAGATCGGTATCTATGGTATGGATGTCAACGTCGTCCTCGAGCGCAAAGGTATCCGGATCACCCGCAGGAAGATGGAGCAGAAGAAACTCCCCTTAAAACAGCGCGTGAACAAGACGGATGCAATTGCATTTCTCAAGGAGAAGTACCAGGTCGAGGTGCGCTAA
- a CDS encoding 30S ribosomal protein S4e yields the protein MSDHLKRLNAPDSWHIAKKTTTFITKTAPGPHNANAMPIAVWLRDHMDFARNMKEIKQILRQKDVIINGKACRDPKMGIGIFDIIALPKINKYYRILRDKDGRHVSIEIDAEAAKTRLCKIKNKTTITGGKVQLNMRDGSNLLADNTYKSGDSIVLSLEPETRFKIVDHFPFAVGNMAMIIGGKHSGKVARILDIVKVPGSVPNKIILEDEKTGTKFDTVSTYIYMVGKKTSAVAKWGHEA from the coding sequence ATGTCAGACCATCTGAAACGTTTAAACGCCCCGGACTCGTGGCACATTGCAAAGAAGACCACGACGTTCATCACAAAAACAGCACCGGGCCCGCACAATGCAAATGCCATGCCGATTGCCGTCTGGCTCCGGGACCACATGGACTTTGCGCGGAACATGAAGGAGATCAAGCAGATCCTCCGCCAGAAAGATGTGATCATCAACGGAAAGGCCTGCCGCGATCCCAAGATGGGTATCGGCATTTTCGATATCATTGCCCTTCCCAAGATCAACAAGTATTACCGCATCTTAAGAGACAAGGACGGCCGGCACGTATCCATCGAGATCGATGCCGAGGCAGCCAAGACCCGCCTCTGCAAGATCAAGAACAAGACGACCATCACCGGTGGGAAAGTCCAGCTCAACATGCGGGACGGCTCCAACCTGCTCGCCGACAATACCTACAAATCAGGCGATTCAATCGTCCTCTCTCTTGAACCCGAGACCCGGTTCAAGATCGTTGATCACTTCCCGTTTGCAGTTGGCAACATGGCGATGATCATCGGCGGTAAACACTCCGGCAAGGTTGCGCGGATTCTCGATATCGTCAAGGTTCCCGGCAGCGTCCCCAACAAGATCATTCTTGAGGATGAGAAGACCGGCACCAAGTTCGACACCGTCTCAACGTACATCTACATGGTTGGCAAGAAGACATCCGCAGTTGCAAAATGGGGGCATGAAGCGTGA
- a CDS encoding 50S ribosomal protein L14, protein MKAKQSKTPRSLATGTRLACADNTGARTVQIISVFGYHGVRRRQPKLGLGDLCTASVQKGTPDMRRKLVRAVVIRAKKEMRRPNGMRVSFDDNAVVVVDEKNEPKGTEIKGPVAREVAERFPKLGSMATIIV, encoded by the coding sequence ATGAAGGCAAAGCAGTCCAAGACGCCGAGGTCACTTGCAACGGGAACAAGGCTTGCATGCGCCGACAATACCGGTGCACGAACCGTGCAGATCATCTCGGTCTTTGGCTACCATGGTGTCAGGCGCCGTCAGCCCAAACTGGGCCTTGGCGATCTCTGTACGGCCAGCGTCCAGAAAGGTACCCCGGATATGCGCCGCAAGCTTGTACGCGCAGTTGTAATCCGCGCAAAGAAGGAGATGCGCAGGCCAAACGGCATGCGGGTATCCTTTGATGACAACGCGGTCGTTGTCGTGGATGAGAAGAACGAGCCCAAGGGCACTGAGATCAAGGGACCGGTTGCCCGTGAAGTTGCAGAGCGTTTCCCCAAGCTCGGCTCGATGGCAACGATCATTGTCTGA
- a CDS encoding 30S ribosomal protein S14, with product MAGERKKIYGRGANECKMCGRKQGLVRRYHIMFCRQCFREWAQKMGFKKMS from the coding sequence ATGGCAGGAGAAAGGAAGAAGATCTACGGTCGCGGTGCGAACGAGTGCAAGATGTGCGGGCGCAAACAGGGGCTCGTACGCAGATACCACATCATGTTCTGCAGGCAGTGCTTCCGCGAATGGGCCCAGAAGATGGGCTTCAAGAAGATGAGCTAA
- a CDS encoding 50S ribosomal protein L30: MYAVVQVRGVVKTRQDIKDTLKMLRLHHINHCVLVPDSPENLGMIRKVKDYVAFGEVDAATVETLLQTRGRVIGDAPLTDEYIKSNSAYGSIAEFAKALASGETKLRDVPGLKPVLRLHPPRKGYKTTKRTFPQGGALGYYGEEINTLLYKMR; the protein is encoded by the coding sequence ATGTACGCTGTTGTTCAGGTCCGCGGGGTTGTCAAGACCCGGCAGGATATCAAGGACACCTTAAAGATGCTCCGTCTCCACCACATCAACCACTGCGTGCTCGTGCCAGATTCTCCCGAGAACCTCGGCATGATCCGCAAGGTCAAGGATTATGTTGCCTTCGGCGAAGTGGATGCAGCAACCGTTGAGACCCTCCTGCAGACCCGCGGCAGGGTTATCGGCGATGCACCGCTGACCGATGAGTACATCAAGTCCAATTCGGCTTATGGAAGCATTGCCGAATTTGCAAAAGCGCTTGCAAGCGGCGAGACGAAACTGCGCGATGTCCCGGGCCTCAAACCCGTGCTTCGCCTGCACCCGCCCCGCAAGGGATACAAGACCACAAAGCGCACCTTCCCCCAGGGCGGGGCGCTCGGCTACTATGGAGAGGAGATCAACACGCTCCTCTACAAGATGAGGTGA
- a CDS encoding adenylate kinase: MVGKKVIITGVPGVGKTTVVNEALKKLKEQGIEYQSINFGSFMFEVAKNGKVVENRDQMRTLDRAVQKRLQQRAAQAIAQVSGNVLIDTHASVKTPKGYLAGLPDWVLRELMPDIIVLVETDDDQILMRRLTDETRIRDKEGSRSIAEHQQFNRSIAAAYAMITGCTIRIITNPDFLLERSSSELAEVLR, translated from the coding sequence ATGGTGGGAAAGAAGGTCATCATAACCGGTGTACCCGGGGTCGGCAAGACCACGGTCGTCAACGAGGCATTGAAGAAGCTCAAGGAGCAGGGTATCGAATACCAGTCGATCAATTTCGGCTCGTTCATGTTCGAGGTTGCGAAAAACGGCAAGGTTGTCGAGAACCGTGACCAGATGCGGACACTGGATCGGGCTGTTCAGAAACGGCTCCAGCAGCGCGCCGCCCAGGCGATTGCCCAGGTTTCGGGAAATGTCCTGATCGATACCCACGCGTCGGTAAAAACCCCCAAGGGCTACCTTGCGGGGCTTCCCGACTGGGTTCTCCGCGAGCTCATGCCCGACATCATTGTTCTCGTTGAAACGGATGATGACCAGATCCTCATGCGCCGTCTCACTGACGAAACCCGTATCCGCGACAAGGAAGGCTCGCGCTCGATTGCCGAGCACCAGCAGTTCAACCGGTCGATAGCGGCCGCGTATGCGATGATCACGGGCTGCACAATCAGAATCATAACGAACCCCGACTTTTTGCTGGAACGCTCATCGTCGGAACTGGCAGAAGTCCTCAGGTGA
- a CDS encoding 30S ribosomal protein S8, with amino-acid sequence MTRVNPIADGMCALKNAGDTGKSVCVIEPASKLLGAMLRIMQDAGYIGSFEFVDDGRGGQLKVNLTGKINRCGAITPRFSVQLDEMEYWEKQYLPGKNFGLLMLSTSRGVISHVQARKEGIGGELLGYVY; translated from the coding sequence ATGACACGAGTAAACCCAATTGCAGACGGAATGTGTGCATTAAAAAATGCCGGTGATACCGGAAAGTCCGTGTGCGTCATCGAACCCGCAAGCAAACTCCTTGGCGCAATGCTTCGCATTATGCAGGACGCCGGCTACATCGGCAGCTTCGAGTTCGTTGATGACGGCAGAGGCGGACAGCTCAAGGTCAACCTGACCGGCAAGATCAACCGCTGCGGTGCCATCACCCCGCGGTTTTCAGTACAGCTGGACGAAATGGAATACTGGGAGAAACAGTACCTCCCCGGGAAGAACTTCGGTCTCCTGATGCTTTCGACCTCGCGTGGTGTTATATCCCACGTCCAGGCAAGGAAAGAAGGCATTGGCGGCGAACTGCTCGGGTACGTCTACTAA
- the secY gene encoding preprotein translocase subunit SecY produces MGNLLDRMEPLLAAMPAVKSPEGHVHFKNKLLWTLGILILYFVLTNIPVFGLAPANQDLFAAWRALLAGASGSIVHLGIGPIVTASIVLQLLKGADILHIDTSETRGQVMYMGLQKILILVMIVIEAAPNLVGGFLQPDPVIASQFFGGNLFAVSLLIFIQICIGGVLVFLMDEVVTKWGIGSGVGLFIIAGISQALISGFINWAKVTDQYPVGFFPRLIAIGLDGGNYMTYFGTEMLAFITTIAIFLIIVYVESTRIEIPLAHAQIRGARARFPVKLIYASVLPMILVRVLQANIQMVGMFLSNIGITIFGVFENGTPINGIMYYLAPINGPNQWMWWIQDLGHAPWQVLLRMGVDTTFMVVGGAIFALFWIKTAGLDSKDVARQIQMSGMSIPGYRRNPQVLEKYLDRYIPRVTIIGGVFIGVLSVVANLFGVIGSVSGTGLLLTVSITYRLYEEIASQQIMEMYPFMRTFFGKE; encoded by the coding sequence ATGGGAAACCTGCTGGATCGAATGGAACCCCTGCTCGCTGCGATGCCCGCAGTCAAGAGCCCAGAAGGCCACGTTCATTTTAAAAACAAACTTCTCTGGACGTTAGGAATTCTGATTCTGTATTTTGTCCTGACGAATATTCCGGTGTTTGGTCTCGCTCCTGCAAACCAGGATCTGTTTGCAGCATGGCGTGCCCTTCTTGCCGGTGCAAGCGGATCGATCGTCCACCTTGGTATCGGACCGATCGTCACGGCATCCATCGTGCTCCAGCTCTTAAAAGGTGCAGATATCCTTCACATTGATACGAGCGAGACACGCGGGCAGGTCATGTACATGGGTCTGCAGAAGATCCTCATCCTCGTCATGATTGTGATTGAGGCAGCCCCGAACCTTGTCGGTGGATTCCTGCAGCCCGATCCCGTGATTGCAAGCCAGTTCTTCGGCGGCAATCTGTTTGCGGTATCTCTCCTCATATTCATTCAGATCTGTATCGGAGGCGTTCTCGTCTTCCTGATGGATGAAGTAGTCACCAAGTGGGGTATCGGTTCAGGGGTCGGCCTTTTCATCATTGCCGGTATATCCCAGGCACTCATCAGCGGGTTCATCAACTGGGCCAAGGTCACCGATCAGTACCCGGTTGGTTTCTTCCCCCGTCTTATCGCGATAGGTCTTGACGGCGGAAATTACATGACCTATTTCGGCACGGAGATGCTTGCGTTCATCACGACCATTGCCATCTTCCTCATCATCGTATACGTCGAATCCACCCGTATCGAAATTCCCCTTGCCCACGCGCAGATTCGCGGGGCGCGGGCACGTTTCCCCGTCAAACTGATTTACGCCAGCGTTCTCCCCATGATCCTTGTAAGGGTTCTGCAGGCCAATATCCAGATGGTGGGGATGTTCCTCTCGAATATCGGCATAACCATCTTTGGGGTTTTCGAGAACGGCACACCTATCAACGGTATCATGTATTATCTTGCACCCATCAACGGACCCAACCAGTGGATGTGGTGGATTCAGGATCTGGGTCATGCCCCATGGCAGGTCCTTTTACGTATGGGAGTGGATACAACATTTATGGTGGTCGGAGGTGCGATCTTCGCGCTCTTCTGGATCAAAACCGCGGGGCTCGATTCCAAGGATGTTGCCCGGCAGATCCAGATGTCTGGCATGTCCATCCCTGGCTACCGCCGGAATCCGCAGGTACTGGAAAAGTACCTTGACCGGTATATCCCCCGTGTCACGATCATCGGCGGCGTCTTCATTGGGGTACTCAGTGTTGTGGCAAACCTCTTCGGTGTGATCGGATCCGTGAGCGGAACCGGTCTGCTCCTGACCGTGAGTATCACCTATCGTCTCTACGAGGAGATCGCAAGCCAGCAGATCATGGAGATGTATCCGTTCATGCGGACATTCTTTGGCAAAGAGTGA
- a CDS encoding ribonuclease P protein subunit: MISSQNVLSHELIGLDILVSGASNPHHRGLSGTIIDETKNLFAIKTCSGVKRIQKMHSTFQVQLPGRELVEIDGSVMVLAPEKRINLHEKKRIT; the protein is encoded by the coding sequence ATGATCTCTTCCCAGAATGTCCTCAGCCATGAACTGATAGGGCTGGACATTCTGGTATCAGGAGCTTCCAACCCGCATCACCGGGGACTATCCGGTACCATCATCGATGAAACGAAAAACCTGTTCGCGATAAAGACCTGCAGCGGTGTAAAACGCATCCAGAAGATGCACAGCACCTTTCAGGTCCAGCTTCCCGGCAGGGAACTTGTTGAGATAGATGGCTCCGTTATGGTTCTGGCTCCTGAAAAAAGGATCAACCTGCACGAAAAGAAGAGGATAACATAA
- a CDS encoding uL15m family ribosomal protein translates to MPTNKRSKFRGSRTCGGGTHKNRRGAGNRGGRGRAGINAHHFVKWYKEMGGPVFGKDGFCNQTATDVIAIDVGALDQILPSLIAQGIAKQEGDAVVINVADMGIEKVLGSGKVTKKINISASSFSEIAKAKIEKMGGKALVV, encoded by the coding sequence ATGCCAACGAACAAGCGTTCAAAGTTCCGCGGATCGCGGACGTGCGGCGGCGGAACCCACAAGAACCGCCGTGGTGCAGGTAACCGCGGTGGCAGGGGCCGGGCAGGTATCAACGCCCACCACTTTGTCAAGTGGTACAAGGAAATGGGCGGCCCTGTCTTTGGAAAAGACGGGTTCTGCAACCAGACTGCAACCGATGTCATCGCAATCGATGTCGGGGCACTGGACCAGATCCTCCCGTCGCTCATCGCTCAGGGAATCGCAAAGCAGGAAGGAGATGCCGTTGTGATCAATGTCGCTGATATGGGAATCGAGAAGGTTCTTGGCAGCGGCAAAGTCACAAAAAAGATAAACATCTCTGCCTCAAGCTTCTCTGAGATCGCGAAGGCAAAGATCGAGAAAATGGGTGGCAAGGCACTCGTTGTCTAA
- a CDS encoding 50S ribosomal protein L32e, producing the protein MTTEVKRLIRVRVEKGASFKRDGYGKKRQLSDSWRKPRGQHNKQREQKKAKGALPKPGYGSPVAVRNMHPSGFFEVLVASLKELEGLDPKTQAIRIAATVGDRKRIAIQEKAGAAGIKILNPHTVKVEAKKPAKAPVKAEGKAKKEAKPSKTKASSAPAKKEAAKEKPAPKAEEKKAPAKTAKAAKPKADSAEKPAEKKAPAKAAKPAAEKDAEAKPKAAAKPKAKTAKSGVKKNE; encoded by the coding sequence ATGACTACTGAAGTGAAAAGACTGATCCGGGTGCGCGTGGAAAAGGGCGCAAGCTTCAAACGCGACGGATATGGCAAGAAACGCCAGCTCTCCGATTCCTGGAGAAAACCCCGCGGCCAGCACAACAAGCAGAGGGAGCAGAAGAAGGCAAAGGGAGCACTCCCGAAGCCCGGCTACGGCAGCCCCGTTGCTGTGCGCAACATGCACCCGAGCGGCTTCTTTGAAGTCCTGGTTGCATCGTTAAAGGAACTTGAAGGACTCGATCCCAAGACCCAGGCAATCCGGATTGCAGCAACTGTCGGGGACCGCAAGCGCATCGCCATCCAGGAGAAGGCAGGCGCAGCAGGTATCAAGATTCTGAATCCCCACACCGTCAAGGTCGAGGCAAAGAAGCCGGCAAAGGCACCGGTGAAGGCCGAGGGAAAAGCGAAGAAAGAAGCAAAGCCCTCCAAGACAAAAGCATCCTCCGCCCCGGCAAAGAAGGAAGCCGCAAAGGAAAAGCCGGCACCAAAGGCTGAGGAGAAGAAGGCTCCGGCAAAAACAGCAAAGGCTGCAAAACCCAAGGCAGACTCTGCCGAGAAGCCTGCTGAGAAGAAAGCACCGGCAAAGGCCGCCAAGCCCGCTGCTGAAAAGGATGCCGAGGCAAAGCCCAAGGCAGCAGCAAAACCCAAGGCCAAGACTGCCAAATCAGGGGTGAAGAAGAATGAGTGA
- the rplX gene encoding 50S ribosomal protein L24, with protein sequence MVRIESSQPRKQRKARYTAPSHVNTKFLNAPLSEALKEKYPKKTLRVVKGDTVKVTRGDFVGIEGLVDAVDTKKSKIVVHGVSSNKADGTEVPRGIDASNVQITKLNLADKRRVAKLGETE encoded by the coding sequence ATGGTAAGAATTGAAAGTTCACAGCCAAGAAAACAGAGAAAGGCCCGCTATACTGCACCGTCCCACGTCAACACGAAATTCCTCAATGCCCCGCTCTCCGAGGCACTCAAGGAAAAATACCCGAAGAAGACCCTGCGCGTTGTCAAAGGCGACACCGTCAAGGTGACCCGTGGCGATTTCGTCGGGATAGAAGGCCTCGTTGATGCAGTCGATACCAAGAAGTCAAAAATTGTCGTCCACGGTGTATCGTCCAATAAGGCAGATGGCACTGAAGTGCCCCGCGGTATTGATGCGTCGAACGTGCAGATCACCAAGCTGAACCTCGCAGACAAGCGCCGTGTGGCAAAACTGGGGGAGACTGAATAA
- the rpmC gene encoding 50S ribosomal protein L29 translates to MAIFRAKDVQQLSDVELQEQMGKLRMELVQHYGKVSAGGATENPGHIGELRRTIARMMTEQNRRRTA, encoded by the coding sequence ATGGCAATATTCAGGGCCAAGGATGTCCAGCAGCTCTCCGATGTGGAACTGCAGGAACAGATGGGAAAACTCCGGATGGAACTTGTCCAGCACTACGGTAAAGTGAGTGCCGGCGGGGCCACCGAGAATCCCGGCCACATTGGCGAACTCCGGCGAACCATTGCCCGCATGATGACCGAGCAGAACCGCAGGAGAACTGCATGA